cggCCTTATCTATATGccaagtaataaaatataatgccTAAAGGAAACATGTCCCTTTCATCCTGAACATGGTTCTTTCAGACTTAGGGTCTGTTGAgctttaaaaatgttattctaAAGTATGTgcttaaaattgaatttttaagaGATGTTAAATTGAGAAGCCATTTTATTTTACAGTTATAAAAGTAACTAATTTTTACAGAATGTTCCTATCAGATTTTAGGATATTTCTGCGTAAAACACTGCTCCCTTTCTAGGCCTCTACTTTTTCTCCGGACAATTGATTGTGATTGTTTCGAAAGGCTACTCTATTTTTATGATCCAGTTACTTAGATTTAGTTAATAACGAAGGACCTTGCATAATAAGGAATAGTTGTGAAGGACCAGATTcctgacatttttttttatcctatttTGTTGGCAAAGTATGGGCTTGTTAGAGAGAACCCAATAATCGTCAAGCATAAAAAGTTATCATGAATTTCCTGAaatgtttttgtaatgtttttttccTTCAAGCTAAtcaacatgtttaaaaaaattgttgctcTGAAGTTTCTTTCTAGGAAATTGATGTGCTGTTCAAACACAGGAAACCATAATACTAACACACTGATATAAGCATAATGCGACCTCTGCATGCATGAGACTTAAGAATTGGTTCTACAGCACTTTACCAAAAGTATGACTTTAGCATCCAAGTTTGATTGATCAGAGATTGTAACATCTTATCAGCTCCTAAGAAAAGCTGAAAATAGATTTATTTAGTCNCTAATTTNTTAAAAATATNTGAGGAACCTTTTTTTTCTGTATAATAACCTGAAAAGATGCACTCTTATTagttaatgaataaaatttgaagttttttatgcttctttccAATAAATTTCTTTCAACAACAAATTTGACCTGTGTTGATGTACTACAGGTTGAATTGTTATATGGGATATACTATTTAGCACTCGGCGATGAGTTTTGATATTTTAGACCTGCCAATCAATTGCTTGCTTGTTGGTTGTATTACCTGATCTGTAGTTTAATGAGCAGTTATTTCCATGTATGGACTCAATTTTCAAGTATCTTTGGACAAGGTTTTCATTTCGTAAGGTTTTCATTTCGTTTTGATTCCCACTTGTGggcattttgtttttctcaagAAACAGTtgtggaaaaagaaaagaactcaAAATGTTTATCTTTTGGAAAATGCTCTCTAATTTTCAAAAGAAgtcttaaaattaatataacactTCATTGACAGTGGTGCGTATTGCAAATGATGCTGTCAGGTACTCAAGAAAGTTTTGGTAGTTTAAATTGGAGGGCCTTGATGCCGATGGTGGATACAGTTGTATTTGCTAGAAACTGTAAACTGTCACTTCATAAGGTAAATCTATTATATATCTAATATTCCTGTGGAACTGCTATGTGTGTCACCGACATTCCCTTCCTGTCTTTCCGTAATTCTTTGTTAGCAGTTGCTCTTTTGTTTCTGATCCTTGTTCTCGTCTTAGGTGGAGGTGGCATTCTAGTATTGGAATGGGCCAGATTCCGTGATGATTCTATATTGTTGATTTGTTTCTACACACTGGCAATCCTTAGGTCTGACAGATGGCTTTACctaatgaagaagagaagacTGAGGACTACCTTTTCAAGATTGTTTTAATCGGTGATTCAGCTGTTGGGAAATCAAATTTACTTGCACGATTTGCCAGGGATGAGTTTTATCCTAATTCGAAGTCAACTATAGGAGTAGAGTTTCAAACTCAAAAGATGGATATTAATGGAAAGGAAGTTAAAGCACAGATATGGGACACTGCTGGGCAGGAGAGGTTCAGAGCTGTTACATCTGCATATTATAGGGGTGCAGTTGGAGCTCTTCTGGTGTATGACATCAGCCGGCGCCAAACATTTGATAGCATAGGCCGATGGCTTAATGAACTCCACAGTAAGAATTACAATTGTCTGATCCCTTTTCTCCATGAAGTTTTTCTCAtgcttattttctttgtgaGGTTTCAAATTTAGGAAATTGTTAACTTGTCCTTCAATTTGGCACTGATACAGTATATGAAAACGTTATGTGATTGTTAAATGTGTTTGGTTAAGATTATTTTTACCGACTTCAGCTTGTTTtgggataaaaatatttacaatttcaGTTGTATGTTTGGGACAATagctaaaatttttaaaattctgaaAAATAAGTTATCTTTATGAATCTGAAAATTAGtagtttatgatttttcaaaaaaaatttcccttttcttctgtaacagtttatattttataggtGCCAAAcgaaattaactattttaaaaccattttcagtaatcttataaaaaaattgattctgATTATAGTCCATTAAGCTATCTCAAAGACCACCCCTAATGactatttttctttgttgcaCTGAGGTTAGAATCTACCACTTACATAATGATACCATCCACACCCCCTTTTCCCACTAGCTAACCCTAGTGGGTTATGGCTTATCGGTACTCAATTTGATCCTGCgggtaaaagaaaaatgttatagTCTTTATTCTTTCTTAAACGTGATTATGTTTCATTAGTTGACTAAACATTACCCTGTTGGATGTATCATGTGGATGCTAAATTCTGAgttaattgttttagtttttctcttttctgcttTGAATCTTTGCTAGTCTTgatcttttttaatattaaagtagATATAGGATACTTACATAAAATCTGCACCTTGTAATAAACATGGTTTAATTAATTAGTGAacaatgtcattttttatttaggtATATGTGGAAAAAACTTCTCCAAAAGTACCTAGAAACGAAAATGACAATAAGTTcctttacataaaaattaacttgtacataaatagaaagaaaaagccAAGTGAATATTGATAGGCCACttggtttttatttgttttcttgctACAAAAAACATATTGTAGTCTAGTCACATTTTAATTGCGCATATGATAAAACAAGGATTAAATGGAGTGtggttttttattatctaaCAGCTCACTCAGACATGAACGTTGTCACAATACTTGTTGGGAACAAGTCAGATCTTAAAGATGCAAGGGAAGTGGCTACAGCTGAAGGCAAGTCCTTGGCTGAGGCACAGGGTTTGTTCTTCATGGAGACATCAGCTCTGGATTCATCAAATGTGGCAGCTGCTTTTGAAACCGTTGTAAAGGAGATCTACAACATCTTAAGTCGGAAGGTTATGATGTCTCAAGAGCTCAACAAATCAGATGTTTCCCATATTGAAAATGGAAAGACTGTTGTTCTACAAGGGGAAGGTGAACAAGAAGCAGCAGCAGCAGATGCTGAGCCAGCAAAAGGTTGTTGTTGATCTTAGGTTTTGATAATATGTCGGCTCCAAAATTgcgtttttattataattatttgacaaATCCTGAAAATGTAACTCAGATATTCAAGATTTATCTTTAAATGCTTATTGGGAGATTTTGGAGTAGAAATTCTCTTTGCATTGGAAGAATTAcataaatgagaaaaagaaaagataacaaGTAGCATTAAAATGTCcaaatttccttttattttacaCATGCTTGCAAAACCACGTTAAATTATTCAGATATTTCTCTCTACTATTTCAGTGGTTAACTTCGGaagtatttgttttaaatatatatttgaggGCTATTTCGCTTACATTTGTAGCTTAACTATTTCACTTGACGGCTTAGATTTAAATTTgtcttgtaaaatataaaattcataaaaaactttaataaaaatactgtTTGAACATGTAGTATTTGacaaatgtaaaaattaagcaaaaaagaaaaagaaaaagaatgaggTAAAATACAACAGGAAGTCAATTAACAAAATGGACTTCCATTATACAAAATTCCAGGAAAATATTGagataatacaattaaaaagtatttgttGGTGGGAAAAATCATTATCCAAGCGACACACTCAATATCAACAGGTCACTGCATTTTCCCTTTGAACTGTGCAGCTTTTGTTGGTTGATATGGCACATAATCATTTACACAATAAATTGGAGTGGtttccaaataaattaaataatggaTCTAGTAAAAGCTGTTTTGCTACTTTTGCTTGCATTTGCTTTCTGTACAGTTCAATCAGCTCGATGAATAGAGGTCGGACCACAAAAGCTCCCTACGAGAGCAAAAAATTTATTAAGGCATAGACCAtccattcattttttttgttcttccgccaaaaaactaaaatactcaCATTAACTGCTGCTTTAAGGGCCATGCAATTTCTGTAGCTGGTCAACCACATCATAGGAACTGCTGAATGGTTGGAAATCAGATCGGCGCAATACAGTTCCTTGGATATTCCTGGAGCCGTCTGGTTGAGAGCCAATCATAGGTTTTTTCTTGGATGAATAACAGTGGTGAACACGGACTCGGTGTTTTCTTGGCTGGATACTGTAATTTCCGTACATCTTAACCACCAAAATAGCTTCTTTGTCTCTGGAGTCTTCACACCAAGAATTTTGTACAACACCATCAACAAACTCCTCCAGAGTCTGAAATTCCTCATGGTGTACTGATACTTCAACAATTTGATCTGGTTTTATTATACCAGTTGCAGGACTCACCTGAATCATGAAATTATTAAGTAATTATCGCAAGGGGCATTGCAAACGAGAGATGTCCTACCCAAAGCAAGAAAAAATGTATCGTGTTGATCCACATACAGAATTTGGTCCCAGGagtaaagatatattttttttttttctactggTGATTTTGGTTCTAGCTAAAGATTTTAAATTGCAGACCACATCACAAGATGCAGTTGCAACAGCTCAGCTGTGGTGACCCCTATAAGCCACACCGACAGCAAAGCATTTCtagtaaagaaaaaagaacgGGGTATGCTAATTAAAGAAGGCCTTGAATGGCCGCAAGAAATCTTCCCATGTTTAGTTTGAAAAGTTTAGTGGGGCTATAGTATCCTTGGTTGGACAAGCAAATTCAAGGTGATCATACGTTTTATATAACACGTTCCTATAAGACGTAATTATAGTTCTTTAATTGTGCTTATTGCAAGTAATAATGAGCTCTAAAGAAATTGTGAAGGCCACTTGAGGACGAGTAATTCTATTAAACGAGGAACTGTTGAAAACCCTATATCGAttaatgatatgaaaaattttaGTACACGAGTGGATGTAAATCATATCTCACAAGTGGTTATGAACTTGAGTTAGGTTTATAGGCTATTTTCTAGGATGGTATTAGAGTTTAACCAATAACAATGTTTGTTGGATCTATCATGTACTAAACTACCCACAAATATCCAGTTCCACACTCAAGACATGAGAAAATATGTTAGAGATTTCACATTAATTAGAGATATAGTCAAaccataatatataagtagatataaatcttattttataaactagtGCGATTGAATTAGGATTTCTAAGAATAAGGATGGGAATACATATGCTAACCATGTAGGTTCAATTGCTGAGAGGAGATCCTAGGATATTGTATGCTTTTAAGTGGAGATTTAATGACTTGTAGGAGTAAAGGGCAAAATTTAGTTGCAAGAGCAACTGTAGAGATAAAATTTAGAGCCACGGCTCAAGGTGGTATATGGCACTATTTTGTGATAATTGGTCTGTCATCAAATAGCATGGTCCCTTAACAGTTCAGCATGAAAGGACAGAGCATATACAGAAAAAGATTGACACTTCTGCCAAtccattaaagaaaaataagacaGTGGCTTTATAGATATAATGAACATCCCTTTACAACTCTAGATGGCTAACGTAACAACCAAACCACTTCCTACAAAGTAGTTTGAAGATCTTACTATCAAGCTAGGAATGATTGATATTGATGCACCGGCTTGTTAGAGGGAGAATGTTATAGGGTataattattgtcattaattccTATTCAATCTTTATAGAAGcaataaagtatataaaagagaaaatcatCCTTTTTTCATCATCAAACTAGAAGTAGAAATTATTTTCTAGCTTCCTCATTTCAAATGTCTATAGTTTAAAGTTCTTtctataacaataaatattgtacaaaaaaaataaataaagaatatcaCCTCAAGCCACCTTGGGAAGCCAAATGAACCCCTCAACTGATGGTCAGTAGCCTTCTGATCCTCTGTAACAGTAGATTGACCTTCacaatttatttcaaacaaaGCATTGCCTTCTCCACATTTATTTGTAATTCGCAAAATTAATGTGTCCTGGTTTTGAAGAATTATGTTGTTTGTACTAATGATGGTTTCAGGAATCTTGCATAATtctttaagaagaaatttaattttctcatttgatTCAAGAATCTCTCCAAACTCCTGTCTGCGGATTGATTCATCTACTCGAGCAATATCAGTAGAAAATACGCAGCGGACAGGCTTGTGGTCACTATCGGTGACATCCATGCAAGCTTCATACCTAGTGAAGGAG
This genomic interval from Vigna radiata var. radiata cultivar VC1973A chromosome 8, Vradiata_ver6, whole genome shotgun sequence contains the following:
- the LOC106771834 gene encoding ras-related protein RABA5a translates to MALPNEEEKTEDYLFKIVLIGDSAVGKSNLLARFARDEFYPNSKSTIGVEFQTQKMDINGKEVKAQIWDTAGQERFRAVTSAYYRGAVGALLVYDISRRQTFDSIGRWLNELHTHSDMNVVTILVGNKSDLKDAREVATAEGKSLAEAQGLFFMETSALDSSNVAAAFETVVKEIYNILSRKVMMSQELNKSDVSHIENGKTVVLQGEGEQEAAAADAEPAKGCC